The Thalassotalea sp. HSM 43 genome window below encodes:
- the rraB gene encoding ribonuclease E inhibitor RraB, protein MSETSVDLTDEQKAELQEWYAHTDALINELLEDGTNDDAVHTIEHHFSCSNFDTLEAAAISAFKEGMEVEEPEEAELENGARVFAFDVITEQYLDDDVLKKETLHMFEFAQRCNIDYDGWGTYFEE, encoded by the coding sequence CGACGAGCAAAAAGCTGAACTGCAAGAATGGTATGCCCATACCGATGCCTTGATTAATGAGCTGCTAGAAGATGGCACGAATGATGATGCGGTGCATACCATAGAACATCACTTTTCCTGTTCAAACTTTGATACCTTAGAAGCAGCGGCTATCAGTGCCTTTAAAGAGGGCATGGAAGTTGAAGAGCCGGAAGAAGCGGAGCTTGAAAACGGCGCTCGTGTGTTTGCTTTCGACGTGATTACAGAACAATATCTTGATGATGACGTGCTGAAGAAAGAAACACTGCACATGTTTGAATTCGCCCAACGTTGTAATATTGATTACGATGGCTGGGGCACCTATTTCGAAGAATAA